One window of Magallana gigas chromosome 2, xbMagGiga1.1, whole genome shotgun sequence genomic DNA carries:
- the LOC105339066 gene encoding xaa-Pro aminopeptidase 2 — MQCLQNGLKLFVLIACALINGATSADNQYSRDFIPRESVYVKEGHCHDDQTKLNRLEDVRRLMHEKKLDAYIICNVNENLGKLKPHDRRLDSISGFSGRIGTAVITLDKAALWTDGRTFQSAIDDVDCGWTIYRKGGSNSTSLVDWVYDNTVDGSSVGACPYLTSLVWWENFQTIFKEMSIKFIPVYEDLIDLIWTKNRAPLPNSQIYIQPLQFAGETWQAKINRTIQKMAERDADVLVLTNLDEIAWLFNLRARDFPFDPYFISFCIINAKNGVISLYLVNAEERLASTVDSSGLRLYQFLNTSVVGTCVRPTCKKNTRIYTNDNMDTCEKIDNIATEPVHRTLCVDVREYNPSTFKDDVSKASRDNRVRKVWVSWSCSEAFAEEIPQEKLILDHTPPMALKAAKNEAELEGIKNSTLRDSVFLTTYFAGLEKRMKNGDTLITKDLEVEIKKLRQNELYNNGPSGVSLLGFGPMTQHLFPKITNDIVTENDVFLFDMGSQYLDGTTDIARCFVFGTPNERQQDIYTRLLMTQINLAMKTFEAGTTGRDLDSYDVREPLREIGVHFPHEIGHMLAAHGAIVEGPALISNITEDWRSDVPRDRHIFECRKCKKPQDVVMTPNWSDYVLEEGMVFSNEPSFYGKGEFGMRLENTMFISTGQCEKPCFAFRQLVFLPYEPNLIKPELFSDDQKSWLKDYYRMIEQLVIPQLQARNDSTAITWLLNRTNVTFLNN, encoded by the exons ATGCAGTGTTTACAAAATGGGCTCAAACTGTTCGTGTTGATTGCATGCGCGCTGATTAACGGGGCAACAAGTGCAG ACAACCAGTACAGTAGAGATTTCATCCCTAGAGAGAGTGTCTACGTGAAGGAAGGTCACTGTCACGATGATCAG ACTAAACTGAACCGTCTAGAAGATGTCCGGAGATTGATGCATGAAAAGAAACTTGACGCTTACATAATTTGTAATGTCAACGAAAATCTG GGTAAACTAAAACCACATGACAGAAGACTGGACTCAATTTCCGGCTTTTCTGGAAGAATAG gTACAGCAGTGATAACACTAGACAAGGCGGCTCTATGGACAGATGGAAGAACATTCCAGTCAGCCATTGATGACGTCGATTGTGGTTGGACTATTTACAGAAAAG GTGGCAGCAATTCAACTTCCTTGGTTGACTGGGTTTATGACAACACTGTGGACGGTTCTTCCGTTGGAGCATGCCCATATTTGACGAGCTTAG TTTGGTGGGAGAATTTTCAAactattttcaaagaaatgagCATAAAATTTATTCCTGTTTATGAAGATCTTATTGATTTGATATGGACAAAGAATAGAGCACCACTGCCTAATTCGCAAATATACATTCAACCATTGCAATTTGCAG GTGAAACCTGGCAAGCTAAAATAAATCGGACGATACAAAAGATGGCAGAAAGAGATGCTGATGTTCTTGTACTAACAAACTTGGACGAAATTGCCT GGCTTTTTAATCTTAGAGCGAGAGATTTTCCTTTTGATCCATATTTCATTTCGTTTTGCATTATAAATGCTAAGAATGGTGTTATAAG TCTCTATCTTGTAAACGCCGAAGAAAGGCTAGCGAGCACCGTTGATTCTTCAGGCTTGAGATTGTATCAGTTTTTGAACACATCTGTAGTTGGCACGTGTGTTCGTCCTACATGCAAAAAGAACACTCGAATTTACACAAACGATAATATGGATACATGTGAAAAAATAGACAACATTGCAACAGAACCAGTTCATAGGACACTCTGCGTAGATGTCCGAGAATACAACCCGAGTACGTTCAAAGATGACGTTAGTAAAGCGTCACGTGACAACCGTGTTCGAAAAGTATGGGTATCCTGGAGCTGCAGTGAAGCATTTGCAGAAGAAATTCCACAG GAAAAACTGATTTTGGATCACACACCTCCTATGGCACTCAAAGCAGCAAAGAACGAAGCAGAGCTTGAAGGAATAAAAAATAGTACG TTACGGGACTCGGTATTTCTAACAACGTATTTTGCTGGGTTAGAAAAAAGG ATGAAAAATGGCGACACTTTGATCACAAAAGATCTGGAAGTGGAGATCAAGAAACTCAGACA GAACGAGTTATATAACAATGGTCCCAGTGGTGTGTCCTTGCTTGGATTCGGACCGATGACGCAACATCTATTCcctaaaattacaaatgatatCGTCACAGAAAACGACGTTTTCCTCTTTGACATGGGATCACAATATCT tGATGGTACAACAGACATTGCTCGTTGTTTTGTGTTTGGAACACCTAATGAAAGACAACAG GACATTTATACACGTCTATTGATGACTCAAATCAACTTGGCCATGAAGACATTCGAAGCTGGTACCACTG GTCGAGATTTGGATTCATATGATGTACGAGAACCCCTACGTGAAATAGGGGTACATTTTCCTCATGAAATAGGTCATATGCTAGCTGCTCACGGAGCAATAGTAGAAg GTCCGGCCTTGATCTCCAACATTACAGAGGACTGGCGGAGTGACGTACCCAGAGACAGACATATCTTTGAATGTA GAAAATGCAAGAAACCCCAAGATGTAGTGATGACCCCAAACTGGTCAGATTATGTGTTGGAAGAAGGCATGGTTTTTTCAAATG AGCCAAGTTTCTACGGCAAAGGAGAATTTGGCATGAGACTAGAGAACACAATGTTCATTTCCACG GGACAATGTGAGAAGCCTTGTTTCGCCTTCAGACAGTTGGTATTTTTGCCATACGAGCCCAATCTTATAAAACCAGAATTGTTTTCGGATgatcag aagtCGTGGTTAAAAGACTATTATAGAATGATTGAACAACTCGTTATTCCTCAACTGCAAGCCAGGAACGATTCTACAGCTATTACGTGGCTCCTGAACAGAACAAATGTCACTTTTCTTAATAATTAA